In Archangium violaceum, the following are encoded in one genomic region:
- a CDS encoding non-ribosomal peptide synthetase codes for MNATELIAELTRIGVELKVEDDHLRVRAARNVLTPEFQKLIAAHKAELIELLRRRDAASPSTRQYEPFPLTDIQEAYVVGRGTDFGIGGISCHLYHEIDGRDLDVGRLSRAWQRLIEQHAMLRSVVLPTGEQRVLESVPAFSMPVLDLRGQASATVEQKLAEIRQELSNRSTPLGQWPTFDLRATLLDGGRTRIHFDIDAITVDASAVLALLEEWRQLYTAPERSLTPVPVSFRDHVLAEIAARNSDAFRISEAYWNARLAELPEAPVLPLATSPERLVRPSFRRLSGRLDAARWTRLKERAAEAGLTRSGLVCTAFSEVLAAWSENPRFSLNITLFRRLPIHPDIDRVVGDFTTNVLLEVDGRGESFTARAVRLRDQLAQDLEHLHVSGVRVMRERARRREGLGVLMPIVFTSLLGHRPGNAAGGSPFDWLGETVHAITQTPQVWLDHQVREDDGALCYSWDSPEGLFPEGLLEDAFAAYGELLGRLADDGALWAERSVVRLPAAQLARREKYNATAAPIPETRLDRLFLTQAERGPERMAVVDAGRTMSYSELLGRAGSLAARLVELGARPEALIGVVLEKGWRQVVAVTAIHLAGAAYLPIDPALPDERRRLLIEEGRVEVVVTESALEERLTWPEGVRVATVGDVMGEAPRRLPTRAASDLAYCIYTSGSTGRPKGVMIEHRAAANTIIDINQRFGVGPEDRVFGLSSLGFDLSVYDIFGSLASGAAVVLPQSEAARDPARWLQLLREQRVTIWNSVPTLMEMLVDLVEARGERLPDSLRLVMMSGDWIPVTLPDRIRRLSRDVRVISLGGATEGSIWSILHPIGEVEPSARSILYGRPMLNQRFHVLDEALSPRPEHVPGELYIGGVGLARGYFRDEETTRARFFTHPRTGERLYRTGDLGRFLPSGDIEFLGRKDFQVKIAGHRIELGEIEAALLRNPAIREAVVAAPGERTSRRLVAYVVPAEGQAMPSDEALRSFLGTTLPQYMVPSVFVRLEALPQSANGKVDRKALPEPAVQASRTAGLTEGRGGEVLAKVTRLVAEVLKRPRVEPEDALLQLGATSVELIKLATLLEQAFGSRPRMAEFLTLRSAAEIAAYYVERQPAEAAREGDKASGEQGLILDLAQREAWKRDRHGIRRFDEGAEQVPMATFPDDEKYRRRHLERASHRTFSSEPLEARALGRLLSCLRPLELDGKFKYQYGSAGGSYGVQAYLHIAPGRVRGLEAGAYYHDPARHTLVRLSGSGALDPNLHTPGNRPMFEGSAFSLFLICDRRAIEPLYGEKWRDFALLEAGLMSQLLEMRAAENELGLCQVGELRFDDIRAAFRLEEAHAYLHCLVGGSIAWEEGSL; via the coding sequence TTGAACGCCACCGAACTCATCGCTGAGCTGACCCGTATCGGTGTGGAACTCAAGGTCGAGGACGATCACCTCCGGGTTCGCGCCGCGCGCAACGTCCTCACTCCGGAGTTCCAGAAGCTCATCGCTGCCCACAAGGCGGAGTTGATCGAGCTGCTCCGGCGGCGGGATGCGGCTTCTCCCTCCACGCGGCAGTACGAGCCCTTCCCCCTGACCGACATCCAGGAGGCGTACGTGGTCGGGCGGGGCACCGACTTCGGAATCGGAGGAATCTCCTGCCACCTGTACCACGAGATCGACGGCCGCGATCTGGACGTCGGGCGACTGTCGCGGGCGTGGCAGCGCCTCATCGAGCAGCACGCGATGTTGCGCTCGGTGGTGCTCCCGACGGGAGAGCAGCGCGTCCTGGAGAGCGTGCCGGCCTTCTCCATGCCCGTGCTGGATCTGCGCGGGCAGGCCTCCGCCACCGTCGAGCAGAAGCTCGCGGAGATCCGTCAGGAGCTCTCGAACCGGTCCACGCCCCTGGGACAGTGGCCGACCTTCGACCTGCGCGCGACGCTGCTCGATGGCGGACGGACGCGCATCCACTTCGACATCGACGCCATCACGGTCGATGCCTCCGCCGTGCTCGCGCTCCTCGAGGAGTGGCGCCAGCTCTACACCGCTCCAGAGCGGAGCCTCACGCCGGTGCCGGTCTCCTTCCGGGACCATGTGCTCGCGGAGATCGCCGCCCGGAACTCGGATGCCTTCCGGATCTCGGAGGCCTACTGGAACGCGCGCCTCGCGGAGCTGCCGGAGGCGCCGGTGTTGCCGCTCGCCACCTCGCCCGAGCGCCTGGTGCGCCCCTCGTTCCGGCGTCTGAGCGGCCGCCTGGATGCGGCGCGGTGGACCCGCCTGAAGGAGCGGGCCGCCGAGGCGGGGCTCACCCGCTCCGGCCTCGTCTGCACCGCGTTCTCCGAGGTGCTCGCGGCCTGGAGCGAGAACCCGCGCTTCAGCCTCAACATCACGCTCTTCCGGCGCCTGCCCATCCACCCCGACATCGACAGGGTCGTGGGTGACTTCACCACCAACGTGCTGCTCGAGGTCGACGGACGCGGAGAGAGCTTCACCGCCCGCGCCGTGCGTCTTCGCGATCAGCTCGCCCAGGATCTCGAGCACCTCCACGTCAGCGGGGTGCGCGTGATGCGCGAGCGCGCGCGGCGGCGGGAGGGGCTCGGGGTGCTCATGCCGATCGTCTTCACGAGCCTCCTCGGGCATCGCCCCGGCAATGCGGCAGGCGGATCTCCCTTCGATTGGCTGGGCGAGACGGTCCACGCCATCACCCAGACGCCGCAGGTGTGGCTCGATCACCAGGTCCGCGAGGACGACGGCGCGCTCTGTTACTCCTGGGACAGCCCGGAGGGACTCTTCCCCGAGGGACTCCTCGAGGATGCCTTCGCGGCCTACGGGGAGCTGCTCGGCCGGCTCGCCGACGACGGAGCGCTCTGGGCGGAACGCTCCGTGGTGAGACTGCCCGCCGCGCAGCTCGCGCGGCGCGAGAAGTACAACGCCACCGCGGCGCCCATCCCCGAGACGCGCCTCGACCGGCTCTTCCTCACCCAGGCGGAGCGGGGACCCGAGCGCATGGCTGTCGTGGATGCGGGGCGGACGATGAGCTACTCGGAGCTCCTCGGTCGTGCCGGATCGCTGGCGGCGCGGCTCGTCGAGCTCGGTGCGCGGCCCGAAGCGTTGATCGGCGTCGTTCTGGAGAAGGGGTGGAGGCAGGTCGTCGCGGTGACGGCGATCCACCTCGCGGGTGCCGCCTACCTCCCGATCGATCCGGCGCTCCCGGACGAGCGCCGCCGGCTCCTGATCGAGGAGGGCCGGGTCGAGGTGGTCGTGACCGAGTCCGCTCTTGAGGAGCGGCTCACCTGGCCCGAGGGAGTCCGTGTCGCGACCGTCGGCGATGTCATGGGTGAAGCGCCTCGGCGTCTGCCGACGCGCGCCGCGTCGGACCTCGCGTATTGCATCTACACGTCGGGCTCGACCGGCCGCCCCAAGGGGGTGATGATCGAGCACCGCGCCGCGGCGAACACGATCATCGACATCAACCAGCGCTTCGGAGTGGGCCCGGAAGATCGCGTCTTCGGCCTCTCATCGCTCGGCTTCGACCTCTCGGTCTACGACATCTTCGGGAGCCTCGCCTCCGGCGCGGCGGTCGTCCTGCCCCAGTCCGAGGCCGCGAGGGATCCCGCGCGCTGGCTGCAACTGCTCCGCGAGCAGCGCGTGACGATCTGGAACTCGGTCCCGACGTTGATGGAGATGCTCGTGGACCTGGTCGAGGCCCGCGGTGAGCGCCTCCCGGACTCCCTGCGCCTCGTGATGATGAGCGGCGATTGGATCCCCGTCACCCTCCCGGATCGCATCCGGCGCCTGTCGCGCGATGTCCGGGTCATCAGCCTCGGAGGCGCGACGGAGGGATCGATCTGGTCGATCCTGCATCCCATCGGCGAGGTCGAGCCCTCGGCGCGCAGCATTCTCTACGGCCGTCCGATGCTGAACCAGCGCTTCCACGTGCTCGACGAGGCGCTGTCGCCGCGCCCGGAGCATGTGCCCGGCGAGCTCTACATCGGTGGCGTCGGGCTGGCCCGGGGCTACTTCCGTGATGAGGAGACGACCCGCGCGCGCTTCTTCACGCACCCGCGCACCGGCGAGCGCCTCTACCGCACGGGTGACCTGGGCCGCTTCCTTCCCAGCGGGGACATCGAGTTCCTCGGCCGGAAGGATTTCCAGGTCAAGATCGCCGGGCATCGCATCGAGCTCGGGGAGATCGAAGCGGCGCTCCTGCGGAATCCAGCGATTCGCGAGGCGGTGGTCGCGGCTCCCGGCGAGCGCACTTCCAGGAGGCTCGTCGCCTACGTCGTCCCGGCCGAGGGGCAGGCCATGCCCTCGGACGAGGCGCTGCGCTCCTTCCTGGGCACGACGCTGCCCCAGTACATGGTGCCCTCCGTCTTCGTCCGCCTGGAGGCGCTGCCGCAATCGGCGAACGGCAAGGTCGATCGCAAGGCCCTGCCCGAGCCCGCGGTGCAGGCCTCGCGCACCGCGGGTCTCACGGAGGGGAGGGGAGGGGAGGTCCTCGCGAAGGTCACCCGGCTCGTCGCCGAGGTCCTCAAGCGCCCCAGGGTCGAGCCGGAGGATGCGCTGCTCCAGCTGGGGGCCACGTCGGTGGAGTTGATCAAGCTCGCGACGCTGCTGGAGCAGGCGTTCGGAAGCCGGCCACGGATGGCCGAGTTCCTCACGCTCCGGAGCGCCGCGGAGATCGCCGCCTACTACGTCGAGCGCCAGCCGGCGGAAGCCGCACGTGAAGGCGACAAGGCGAGCGGTGAGCAGGGTCTGATCCTCGACCTCGCGCAGCGCGAGGCCTGGAAGCGCGACCGCCACGGCATTCGCCGCTTCGACGAAGGCGCCGAGCAGGTGCCGATGGCCACCTTCCCCGATGACGAGAAGTACCGGCGGCGTCATCTCGAGCGCGCCAGCCACCGGACCTTCTCCTCCGAGCCGCTCGAGGCGCGGGCCCTGGGTCGTCTGCTCTCGTGCCTGCGGCCCCTCGAGCTCGACGGGAAGTTCAAGTACCAGTACGGCTCGGCCGGAGGCTCCTACGGGGTCCAGGCCTACCTTCACATCGCCCCCGGCCGGGTCCGGGGCCTCGAGGCGGGCGCCTACTACCACGATCCCGCGCGCCACACGCTCGTGCGGCTCTCCGGCTCCGGCGCGCTCGATCCGAACCTCCACACGCCGGGCAACCGGCCCATGTTCGAGGGCTCGGCCTTCTCGCTCTTCCTCATCTGCGATCGCCGGGCGATCGAGCCTCTCTACGGGGAGAAATGGCGGGACTTCGCGCTGCTCGAGGCGGGGCTGATGTCGCAACTCCTGGAGATGCGCGCCGCCGAGAACGAGCTCGGACTGTGCCAGGTCGGAGAGCTGCGCTTCGACGACATCCGCGCCGCGTTCCGGTTGGAGGAGGCGCACGCGTACCTCCACTGCCTCGTGGGCGGCTCCATTGCTTGGGAAGAGGGCTCGCTGTGA